Proteins found in one Brevibacillus brevis genomic segment:
- a CDS encoding SEL1-like repeat protein, whose protein sequence is MSHRVYVYNVSEPSQAQGNDTMMVEWGYEVPLLLQPLFIEGCVIAGNNYNNHTEPDNSGLFYDAQAGIENVKRFYDFLERQEGLIRNEEAFLEARNQLLNYLEKRTLPYFHIDAWDVFNMDDIPHDEQAETLRANIAHNNEIMTKAMDNDDISLLNYSELVDVNPGFRSFAELLNYEDYQYGWGHIWQPYEEHPDVEIFEEAGLFGLKDAEGNVLLAPQFDAFYDFASEDLAVVARDGKYGYVHKSGRIVIPLEWEDAYDFEYGSAGAIVKRNSRYGLINLEGQTIVPTHYEELELLDYQGFYTAKKDGKWGVLDESSSVTIDFEHEEAFKCGVGFYHTAVKGRKNRKIFNEYWKYVGEFPLAAVEQIDEGFTLVKPHKGTNHSTLYKKDGTVGASGFDKLNRQTHFPNLLVLRKGKKYAAYGKQQESLLLSYEYDELIDLQVYTEAGQGNQVLAKKDGKLGVFHGDADEPAWLFPLDDYENIFWLHQDAYALKKNGLWSIALSPEKRWSDFEFDLVVKKALVEGFAYAFKDHDVYLVSEYGLSRADKTLVLEEVEDRYYSYYFDAEVRKRLLVYAKGEQSDIDSVDQYTPVETLYNLGMEAYEAGDYEKAILYDTLAAEKGFAPSMNNLAHMYYNLEGFEDADKAFYWYELGAAAGNHHAMNGLGCCYRHGIGTEPDADQAMYWMGKAAEHGHALAHNNLGATYYEGELVAQDLDKALWHYEQGELLGSPVFDWLGYLHDSKGNYEKALHYYQQDYEAGSDFSAYNLGIFYSNGYGTAKNIDAAITYFHAALERDYPHAHIELARIYLNEAQHVDELLAKHHLEEAEKAGLDIPEELTQS, encoded by the coding sequence ATGTCACATAGAGTCTATGTATATAACGTCAGTGAACCTTCTCAAGCACAAGGCAACGACACGATGATGGTGGAATGGGGCTATGAGGTCCCACTACTCTTGCAGCCGCTCTTCATAGAAGGTTGTGTAATCGCCGGAAACAATTACAACAATCATACCGAACCGGACAATTCCGGACTCTTTTACGACGCGCAGGCAGGCATCGAAAACGTGAAGCGATTCTACGATTTCCTGGAGAGACAGGAAGGACTAATCCGTAACGAAGAAGCATTTTTGGAAGCGAGGAATCAGCTTCTGAACTATCTGGAAAAACGAACGCTTCCGTATTTTCACATTGATGCCTGGGACGTATTCAATATGGATGACATCCCTCATGACGAGCAGGCGGAAACTTTGCGGGCAAATATTGCCCATAACAACGAGATCATGACAAAGGCAATGGACAACGATGACATCTCGCTATTGAACTACTCCGAATTGGTGGATGTGAACCCGGGCTTTCGTTCTTTTGCCGAGCTGCTCAATTATGAGGACTACCAATACGGCTGGGGACACATCTGGCAGCCTTATGAAGAACATCCTGATGTAGAGATTTTTGAGGAAGCTGGCTTGTTTGGTCTCAAAGACGCAGAGGGAAACGTATTGCTCGCCCCTCAGTTCGATGCCTTTTACGATTTCGCTTCCGAAGATCTCGCCGTAGTCGCTAGAGATGGCAAATACGGCTATGTACATAAATCCGGGAGAATCGTCATTCCGTTGGAGTGGGAGGACGCCTACGATTTTGAATATGGCTCTGCTGGTGCGATTGTCAAACGAAACAGTCGATATGGTCTGATCAATCTGGAAGGCCAAACGATTGTCCCTACCCACTACGAAGAGTTAGAACTGCTTGATTACCAAGGATTTTACACGGCAAAGAAAGACGGAAAATGGGGCGTTCTGGACGAATCTAGTTCTGTAACGATAGATTTTGAGCACGAAGAGGCTTTCAAGTGTGGGGTCGGCTTTTACCATACGGCGGTCAAAGGCAGGAAAAATCGGAAAATCTTTAACGAATATTGGAAATACGTCGGAGAATTCCCTCTGGCGGCGGTGGAACAGATCGACGAAGGGTTTACCCTCGTCAAACCACACAAGGGTACAAATCATAGCACCTTGTACAAAAAAGACGGCACTGTCGGGGCATCCGGCTTCGATAAACTGAATCGGCAAACCCATTTTCCGAATCTGCTCGTTCTGCGCAAGGGGAAGAAGTACGCCGCTTATGGCAAGCAGCAGGAGAGCCTTTTGTTGTCGTATGAATACGATGAACTGATTGATTTGCAGGTGTATACGGAGGCAGGGCAGGGCAATCAGGTGCTGGCGAAAAAAGATGGGAAGCTAGGCGTTTTTCATGGAGATGCCGATGAACCAGCGTGGTTATTCCCCCTAGACGATTATGAGAATATTTTTTGGCTGCATCAGGATGCGTATGCTTTGAAGAAAAATGGATTATGGAGCATTGCTTTATCGCCGGAAAAGCGATGGAGTGATTTCGAATTCGATCTGGTGGTGAAAAAGGCACTGGTCGAGGGTTTTGCTTATGCCTTCAAGGATCACGACGTTTATTTAGTAAGCGAGTACGGGCTGTCGAGGGCAGATAAAACGCTCGTTCTGGAGGAAGTCGAAGATCGTTATTACAGCTATTATTTTGATGCCGAGGTTCGCAAGCGACTGCTGGTCTATGCCAAAGGAGAGCAATCCGATATTGACAGCGTAGATCAGTACACGCCAGTAGAAACGTTGTACAATCTGGGCATGGAAGCGTATGAAGCAGGTGATTATGAGAAAGCCATTCTGTACGATACGCTTGCTGCTGAAAAGGGCTTTGCCCCATCCATGAACAATCTTGCCCATATGTATTACAATCTGGAAGGCTTCGAGGATGCTGATAAAGCTTTTTACTGGTATGAGTTAGGGGCTGCGGCAGGCAACCACCATGCTATGAACGGATTAGGCTGCTGCTATCGACATGGGATAGGCACGGAGCCTGATGCCGATCAGGCTATGTACTGGATGGGCAAGGCGGCAGAACACGGTCATGCGCTGGCTCACAACAATCTTGGCGCGACCTATTATGAGGGGGAGCTGGTGGCGCAAGATTTGGACAAAGCTCTCTGGCATTATGAACAGGGAGAGTTATTAGGCTCTCCGGTTTTTGATTGGCTTGGCTATTTGCATGATTCAAAAGGGAATTACGAAAAGGCGCTGCATTATTATCAGCAGGATTACGAAGCAGGCAGCGATTTCAGTGCCTATAATTTGGGGATTTTCTACAGTAATGGGTATGGTACAGCCAAAAATATCGACGCCGCCATCACTTATTTTCATGCTGCTTTGGAAAGAGATTACCCGCATGCACATATCGAACTGGCAAGAATTTACCTGAATGAAGCGCAACATGTGGACGAGCTTCTGGCGAAACATCACCTCGAAGAAGCAGAGAAGGCAGGTCTTGATATCCCTGAGGAGCTCACACAATCGTAG
- a CDS encoding ankyrin repeat domain-containing protein gives MTDKSVVQAFLEAAAEGNIEALKKHLEQGVDINARNRQKRTAILTAAMNDKLEAVSFLVEAGADVDLQDETCFNPFLFGCINGKLELVKMMIKAGANLELLTRFGGVGITPACEKGHVDIVRELVTTTDINVNHTNFVGWTPLIEAIILGDGGEKQQTIIKLLIEHGCNVHMVDKYGVTPLELARRKGYTEIEKILLEAGAK, from the coding sequence ATGACAGACAAAAGCGTAGTACAAGCATTTCTCGAGGCAGCGGCTGAGGGGAATATCGAGGCACTGAAAAAGCATCTGGAGCAGGGCGTAGATATTAACGCAAGAAACAGACAAAAGCGTACAGCGATTTTGACTGCTGCCATGAACGACAAATTGGAAGCGGTATCGTTTTTGGTAGAAGCGGGTGCAGATGTAGATTTGCAGGATGAGACATGCTTCAACCCGTTCTTGTTCGGTTGCATCAACGGCAAGCTGGAGCTCGTCAAAATGATGATCAAGGCAGGAGCAAATCTGGAGCTGTTGACTCGTTTTGGTGGCGTAGGGATTACACCAGCGTGCGAAAAAGGTCATGTGGACATCGTACGTGAGCTCGTAACGACGACGGACATCAACGTAAACCATACGAACTTTGTAGGTTGGACGCCACTCATCGAAGCGATCATTTTAGGCGATGGCGGTGAAAAGCAACAAACGATCATCAAACTGTTGATTGAGCATGGCTGCAATGTGCACATGGTAGATAAATACGGCGTAACACCGCTTGAGCTTGCGAGAAGAAAAGGCTACACCGAGATCGAGAAAATCTTGCTGGAAGCAGGAGCAAAGTAA
- the argH gene encoding argininosuccinate lyase gives MNYRERIFQQEGASFPGKTYVEAVLEPAFNEAKHHLLHPMMAINKAHLIMLREQELLTDDEAKRIAGALCGIEMEELRQSHYTGQFEDLFFQVESRLLELAPDVAGNLHLARSRNDMGITIYRMVLREKLLVTLASALYLKEHLLLFANEHVDTIMIGYTHTQQAQPTTMAHYIMAATDMLSRDIKRLIQAYHTVNRSPMGAAALTTSGFAISRERMRELLGFDELVENSYDAVCGADYLGEVATAVQLAAINLGRTVQDMLLWCTQEFAGLKVASPYVQISSIMPQKRNPVSFEHMRSLLSSAAGNATTVLTMMHNTPFGDIVDTEDDMQPYAWRSMGVLEQMYRLMASVVGTMEVNKDVLLERAKGSFATVTELADTLVRTDQLSFRKSHHIVSRVVKEAMSEQLAANQISLELVNRAALEVIGRELSLTAEELRLALDPVHFVMIRKLPGGPNPEEMKRMIAVRQGVLQQETEWLAQKKQAIANVMKGLDQMTAEWSVG, from the coding sequence ATGAATTACAGAGAGCGAATTTTTCAACAGGAGGGAGCCAGCTTCCCTGGCAAGACATACGTGGAGGCGGTTTTGGAGCCTGCATTTAATGAAGCGAAGCACCATCTGCTGCATCCGATGATGGCGATCAACAAGGCACATTTGATCATGCTTCGTGAACAAGAATTGCTCACAGACGACGAGGCTAAAAGAATTGCTGGTGCACTGTGTGGGATCGAAATGGAAGAGCTGCGCCAATCGCATTACACCGGACAGTTTGAAGATTTGTTCTTTCAGGTAGAGAGCCGTTTGCTGGAACTGGCTCCTGATGTGGCAGGAAATCTGCATCTGGCTCGCAGCCGCAACGACATGGGGATTACGATTTACCGCATGGTGCTGCGTGAAAAATTGTTGGTGACCTTGGCTTCTGCCCTCTATCTGAAAGAGCATTTGCTCCTCTTTGCAAATGAGCATGTGGATACGATCATGATTGGCTACACACATACACAGCAGGCACAGCCGACGACAATGGCGCATTACATCATGGCGGCTACTGACATGCTCAGCCGTGATATCAAACGACTGATCCAGGCCTATCACACAGTCAATCGCTCACCGATGGGGGCAGCGGCCTTGACGACTTCTGGCTTTGCGATCAGCCGGGAGCGGATGCGCGAATTGCTCGGATTTGATGAGTTGGTGGAAAATTCCTATGATGCAGTCTGCGGAGCGGATTATTTAGGGGAAGTAGCGACAGCCGTACAATTGGCAGCTATCAATTTGGGGCGTACGGTTCAAGATATGCTGCTGTGGTGCACACAAGAATTTGCGGGGTTAAAAGTCGCGAGTCCATACGTGCAGATCAGCTCTATCATGCCGCAAAAGCGAAATCCGGTTTCCTTTGAGCATATGCGCTCTCTGTTGTCCAGTGCGGCAGGCAATGCGACGACAGTGCTTACGATGATGCACAATACGCCTTTTGGCGATATCGTGGACACCGAGGATGACATGCAGCCATACGCGTGGCGGAGCATGGGAGTACTCGAGCAGATGTATCGCTTGATGGCGAGCGTTGTGGGTACGATGGAAGTGAACAAGGACGTTCTCTTGGAGCGGGCGAAGGGCAGCTTTGCGACTGTCACTGAGCTGGCGGATACATTGGTGCGCACAGATCAGCTTTCGTTCCGCAAATCTCATCACATCGTGAGTCGTGTGGTAAAAGAAGCGATGAGCGAGCAACTCGCTGCAAACCAAATCAGCTTGGAGCTGGTAAACCGTGCAGCCTTGGAAGTAATCGGGCGGGAGCTGTCGCTCACAGCAGAAGAGCTCAGACTGGCACTTGACCCGGTCCATTTCGTAATGATCCGCAAGCTTCCTGGTGGACCAAACCCAGAGGAAATGAAGCGCATGATCGCTGTTCGCCAAGGGGTTCTCCAGCAGGAAACAGAATGGCTGGCACAGAAAAAACAGGCGATTGCGAATGTGATGAAAGGGTTAGATCAGATGACAGCTGAATGGAGTGTGGGGTAA
- a CDS encoding nitroreductase family protein, with translation MSVLEALKSRRAVRNYIPKEVETEKIQALLDCAVLAPNDRLRQPWHFYVIRGEAKLRFEAIAKEFLLERFPTKPNLVQDSLAVLEKTPLVIVATADVIPGDEASSEDNEYAVCCAIHSMWLAAKELGLGMVWRTRGVGLVRDERLLQFLGSPENKKVVGTLFVGYPEADAPETSRVAAEEKTTWL, from the coding sequence ATGTCCGTACTAGAGGCACTCAAAAGCAGAAGAGCCGTGCGTAACTATATTCCAAAAGAAGTAGAAACCGAAAAAATCCAAGCGTTGCTAGATTGTGCAGTGTTAGCTCCGAACGACCGCTTGCGTCAGCCGTGGCATTTTTACGTAATCAGAGGAGAAGCGAAGCTGCGGTTCGAGGCAATCGCGAAGGAATTTTTGCTGGAGCGTTTTCCGACCAAGCCGAATCTCGTGCAGGATTCCTTGGCCGTCCTGGAAAAAACACCGCTCGTCATTGTTGCGACTGCTGATGTGATCCCAGGAGATGAAGCATCCTCAGAGGATAACGAATATGCGGTTTGCTGCGCGATTCACTCGATGTGGCTGGCAGCAAAGGAACTGGGACTGGGCATGGTATGGCGCACGAGAGGAGTCGGCTTGGTTCGCGACGAGCGCTTGCTGCAATTCCTTGGATCGCCTGAAAATAAAAAGGTCGTGGGCACGCTGTTTGTTGGCTATCCTGAGGCAGATGCTCCTGAAACTAGTAGGGTGGCAGCGGAAGAAAAGACGACCTGGCTGTAA
- a CDS encoding PIG-L deacetylase family protein encodes MKKVMVVFPHPDDESFACGGTLAKCKDAGHETCYLCITSGCKGRSGPFDIDCREKLAKHRELELKTAAEVLGISRLDLFRYPDGSLQNADLNELVGKIREAIEEWKPNVVVTFPPDGVTGHPDHIVTCEATTRAVEQAEASLPPAEYPDLYYVSIPHYYDHCPDHGPKPAVPITGKVDISGYRTQKGEALKAHLSQEYSVNRAYPGVIDGDFGVIGCYEYFTLVRSAGKAIEPVSVGGSIPVIEL; translated from the coding sequence ATGAAAAAAGTAATGGTTGTCTTTCCCCATCCGGACGATGAGTCTTTTGCCTGCGGGGGAACGTTGGCAAAGTGCAAGGATGCTGGACACGAAACATGTTATTTGTGCATTACCTCCGGTTGTAAAGGTCGCAGCGGTCCATTCGATATCGATTGCAGAGAAAAGCTGGCAAAGCATCGAGAGCTAGAGCTGAAAACAGCGGCGGAAGTGCTGGGAATCAGTCGTCTCGACTTGTTCCGGTACCCGGATGGTTCCTTGCAAAATGCCGACCTGAACGAGCTGGTGGGCAAGATTCGGGAAGCGATAGAGGAATGGAAGCCCAATGTCGTTGTTACGTTTCCGCCGGACGGGGTAACGGGTCATCCCGATCATATCGTCACGTGTGAGGCGACGACGAGAGCGGTGGAACAAGCGGAAGCGAGCTTGCCTCCGGCAGAATATCCTGATCTGTACTATGTTTCGATCCCACACTACTACGATCATTGCCCGGATCATGGTCCAAAGCCAGCGGTTCCGATCACAGGCAAGGTCGATATTTCAGGCTATCGGACACAAAAAGGAGAGGCGCTGAAGGCTCACCTCAGTCAGGAGTATTCCGTCAACCGCGCTTATCCGGGTGTGATCGATGGGGACTTTGGTGTCATTGGCTGCTATGAGTACTTTACTTTGGTGCGGTCAGCGGGCAAGGCGATCGAGCCGGTTAGTGTGGGTGGGAGTATTCCTGTCATTGAGCTATAG
- a CDS encoding N-acetylglucosamine kinase produces MAVVRIPLLAVDGGGTKCLAVLVDRSRNEIGAGRSGSCNYQGIGEEAAARELVAAISQALDDAVARQTVAPFMSGTSTPDGRIEWEIECAVFGIAGLDTEYDRQVISRMVSKVLHQLGIRVQQLIVENDGFAALLGATGGKPGILVIAGTGSIAFGVNDDQETARAGGWGHRVGDEGSGYWIGKQAIMAVLKAADGRGEPTVLKELLLPHVGLGRVDELFNWTYSEHYSVEKVGELSPLVSQAALAGDEVAAAILQVAGEELFDAARAVIDTLQMKAKPFQMIMQGGVLQNDDRVREIVVERVREYASQVVIEKAQNDPIYGVIAKGLAYLERQSGGK; encoded by the coding sequence ATGGCAGTGGTGCGAATACCTCTTCTGGCAGTGGACGGAGGGGGCACCAAGTGTCTGGCGGTACTGGTGGACCGCTCCAGAAATGAAATCGGTGCAGGCCGCTCCGGTTCATGCAATTATCAAGGGATCGGGGAGGAAGCGGCAGCTCGTGAGTTGGTTGCAGCGATCAGCCAAGCTTTGGACGATGCGGTCGCTCGTCAAACAGTTGCCCCTTTTATGAGCGGCACGTCGACCCCGGATGGACGAATCGAATGGGAAATCGAGTGCGCGGTGTTCGGGATCGCTGGCCTGGATACGGAGTATGATCGACAGGTGATCTCGCGAATGGTGAGCAAGGTGCTGCACCAGCTCGGTATTCGCGTCCAGCAGCTAATTGTGGAAAACGACGGGTTTGCGGCATTGCTCGGTGCGACCGGAGGCAAACCAGGCATTCTGGTCATCGCAGGCACAGGCTCGATTGCCTTCGGTGTAAATGATGATCAGGAAACGGCGAGAGCAGGAGGCTGGGGGCATCGGGTCGGTGACGAGGGCAGCGGCTACTGGATCGGCAAGCAAGCGATTATGGCAGTATTAAAAGCAGCGGATGGCCGCGGCGAGCCGACCGTATTGAAGGAGCTGCTCCTCCCGCACGTTGGACTGGGACGCGTAGATGAATTGTTTAATTGGACGTACAGTGAGCATTATTCCGTCGAGAAGGTAGGAGAGCTGTCGCCGTTGGTCAGTCAAGCGGCACTTGCCGGAGATGAGGTGGCAGCAGCTATCTTGCAGGTCGCAGGCGAAGAGCTTTTCGATGCTGCTCGGGCGGTCATTGATACGTTGCAAATGAAAGCCAAGCCGTTTCAGATGATCATGCAGGGAGGCGTTTTGCAAAACGATGATCGCGTGCGAGAGATCGTCGTAGAGCGCGTCCGAGAGTACGCTTCGCAGGTCGTCATCGAAAAAGCGCAAAACGATCCGATTTACGGTGTCATAGCAAAGGGATTGGCTTATTTAGAACGCCAATCGGGCGGCAAGTGA
- a CDS encoding DUF2877 domain-containing protein — translation MYIQALSGDAGFLERLARANFSGTVHSIFERTINLKCSENGELYTIGNHQLDNAPNTLIINVKGFSELGLSVNAPVITKEDSSLVMGANIRIWTQQATKWEGELPSYPCDIEGVDILRRNVAFTKNYVDVYGKTGGMKMSSQPANPFEKEMSRMLIQRAGMLSDDLANKRIESATQHAISLIGLGPGLTPSGDDFLVGLCSVYKMQNISSCLSCPFFDEIVRSSQALTNEISAITLKKAAHGQVRESLNDLLSCMVSGSTEELVPVLDKIIGIGSSSGTDILLGILCGLERNLEAGGNVCLPKS, via the coding sequence ATGTACATCCAGGCGTTGTCGGGCGATGCTGGTTTCCTTGAGCGTTTGGCACGAGCAAACTTTAGCGGGACCGTACACAGTATTTTTGAGCGCACGATCAATCTGAAATGCAGCGAAAACGGGGAATTGTACACCATTGGCAACCATCAGCTAGACAATGCACCGAACACGCTCATCATTAATGTAAAGGGCTTTTCAGAGCTGGGGCTGTCCGTTAACGCTCCGGTCATTACAAAAGAAGATAGCTCGCTCGTTATGGGAGCGAATATACGAATATGGACTCAGCAAGCAACAAAGTGGGAAGGAGAGCTTCCTTCCTATCCTTGTGACATAGAAGGCGTAGACATATTGCGCAGAAATGTGGCGTTCACGAAGAACTACGTGGACGTATACGGCAAGACGGGGGGCATGAAAATGTCCTCCCAACCTGCCAATCCGTTTGAGAAAGAGATGTCCCGTATGCTGATCCAGCGTGCAGGCATGCTTTCCGACGATCTGGCAAACAAACGCATAGAGTCAGCCACTCAGCATGCGATCAGTCTAATCGGGCTGGGGCCGGGCTTAACGCCATCGGGTGACGATTTTTTAGTGGGATTGTGCAGTGTATACAAAATGCAGAACATTTCCTCTTGTTTGTCATGCCCATTTTTCGATGAAATCGTCCGTTCGTCCCAGGCATTAACGAACGAAATCAGTGCGATCACGCTGAAAAAAGCAGCACATGGACAAGTAAGAGAGTCGTTAAATGACTTACTTTCATGTATGGTGTCTGGCTCCACGGAAGAGCTTGTCCCTGTTTTAGACAAAATCATCGGGATCGGC
- a CDS encoding RidA family protein, which translates to MNRKKVFTGSPWEPVVGYCRAIRIGDRIEVAGTTAMKDGEVVGVGNAYEQTRFILETIEKALQELDADLSHVVRTRMFVTDISKWEEIGKAHGEFFREIQPVATMVEVKALIDPRLLVEIEVEAIV; encoded by the coding sequence ATGAATCGAAAGAAAGTATTCACGGGTTCACCTTGGGAGCCTGTCGTGGGCTATTGCCGCGCAATCCGAATAGGGGACCGAATTGAAGTAGCCGGCACCACCGCCATGAAGGACGGAGAAGTCGTTGGCGTGGGCAATGCCTATGAACAAACAAGATTTATTCTGGAAACGATTGAAAAAGCATTGCAAGAATTAGATGCTGATTTGTCTCATGTGGTCAGAACGCGGATGTTTGTTACGGATATCAGCAAGTGGGAAGAGATCGGAAAAGCACATGGGGAGTTTTTCCGCGAGATTCAGCCTGTCGCTACGATGGTCGAGGTCAAGGCATTGATCGACCCGCGTCTGCTCGTTGAAATTGAAGTGGAAGCTATTGTTTAA
- a CDS encoding PH domain-containing protein, with the protein MFGKLAADALGLSNVGIVVKPADYDKVDADDYILHEDHEKIYFLIKSKSDEYCFTNLGLVHLDGTSATSKKRMLRRYSYHTHPISNVYLETAGTVDLDVEIKFTMGNEHYSIDVNKKHLEELKDLYKALVKIASIMHDNEIALQHAKESLHVAQSTLGRVTGQQADVASQFKSINQYTFDWLEDIRYKYVVKDFGKVFEKYIHN; encoded by the coding sequence ATGTTTGGAAAGCTTGCGGCAGACGCTCTTGGCTTGAGCAATGTGGGAATCGTGGTAAAACCAGCGGATTACGACAAGGTAGACGCGGATGATTACATCTTGCACGAGGACCATGAGAAAATCTATTTTTTGATCAAATCAAAGTCCGATGAGTACTGCTTCACCAATCTGGGGCTGGTTCATCTGGATGGAACGAGTGCTACCAGCAAAAAACGCATGCTGCGCCGCTATTCCTACCATACACATCCGATCTCTAACGTGTATCTGGAAACAGCCGGAACCGTCGATTTGGATGTAGAAATCAAGTTCACGATGGGCAATGAGCACTACTCGATCGATGTTAACAAAAAGCATTTGGAGGAGCTAAAAGACCTCTACAAAGCCCTTGTGAAGATCGCTTCGATTATGCACGATAACGAAATTGCGCTTCAGCATGCAAAAGAAAGCCTCCACGTCGCCCAAAGCACACTGGGTCGCGTAACTGGCCAGCAAGCGGACGTAGCTTCACAATTCAAGTCGATCAACCAATACACCTTCGATTGGCTGGAGGACATCCGATACAAGTATGTCGTCAAAGATTTTGGTAAAGTCTTTGAAAAATACATTCATAACTAA
- a CDS encoding PucR family transcriptional regulator gives MLTIKDLLTIQSIDGIKIIAGEQGINNVISIVNIMENPDAFDWLSSNELLLSTGYIFKDNPELQNKIIKELAEINCSGLCIKMHRYFDQIPQNMIDHANKYGLPLLALPFEYTLSKVIAIINEKASGRYDLLNRKTLDMHNALFRIALEGGGLDRIASELSETINNPILILDQDWHLLHYTEIWHNPIPLDSCLTLIKNRPVFTRDFTESVPKNISQIKKSIKRIYQAKDYEVKCRILPVAVANHIYGYIVVWQTVWELTEFDYIVLEQASTIVALERIKAREIEEVKLKIRQDFFDDLLTGKITSADSLQTLCDLHGLQSSYMYFCTVINIEPVELENLEDIIDRKYELDRIAKKCVDLVYDYASKAPGEVTCFYRNNRIIILIGQNEHRPVVSASEAKQFANELYSALVDKIKKTLFFIGVGRQYKNIASLHKSFTEAHEAIRLMQKFNSKGDVSHFDDYSVYHFLGSNIKDIELEDFFLKRLGKLYEHDQELGTSLMVTLDNYFLYNQNVSEAAKAMFIHRNTFIYRIEKIKEILNMDLKNSEELLQIQLALKIGKLLHKE, from the coding sequence GTGCTGACCATCAAAGATTTGCTTACCATTCAATCCATAGACGGCATCAAAATCATCGCGGGAGAGCAAGGCATCAATAACGTCATCTCCATCGTCAATATCATGGAGAACCCGGATGCTTTTGACTGGCTGTCTTCCAATGAATTACTGCTCTCCACCGGATATATTTTCAAGGACAATCCCGAGCTGCAAAATAAAATCATCAAGGAACTGGCGGAGATCAACTGCTCCGGGCTCTGCATCAAGATGCACCGCTATTTCGATCAAATCCCGCAAAACATGATTGATCATGCCAACAAATATGGACTGCCGCTCTTGGCCCTGCCTTTTGAATACACGCTGTCGAAAGTGATTGCCATTATTAATGAGAAAGCCTCCGGGCGCTATGATTTGTTGAACCGCAAAACATTGGACATGCATAATGCCCTGTTTCGCATTGCGCTGGAAGGTGGCGGACTGGATCGCATCGCCTCCGAGCTGTCTGAGACGATCAACAACCCCATCCTTATTCTGGATCAGGACTGGCATCTGCTTCATTACACGGAAATCTGGCACAATCCGATTCCGCTTGACTCCTGCCTGACCTTGATCAAAAACAGACCTGTTTTTACCCGTGACTTCACGGAATCCGTCCCGAAAAATATTAGCCAAATCAAAAAGTCTATCAAGCGTATCTACCAGGCGAAGGATTATGAGGTTAAATGCAGGATTTTACCCGTTGCCGTTGCCAATCACATCTACGGATACATCGTCGTCTGGCAAACTGTGTGGGAGCTGACTGAATTTGACTACATCGTGCTGGAACAGGCATCCACCATCGTGGCGCTGGAGCGGATCAAGGCGAGGGAAATCGAGGAAGTGAAGCTAAAGATCAGACAAGACTTTTTCGATGACTTGCTCACAGGTAAAATCACTTCGGCTGACTCACTGCAAACCTTATGTGATTTGCACGGACTGCAATCGAGCTACATGTATTTTTGTACGGTTATTAATATTGAGCCAGTTGAGTTGGAAAATTTGGAGGATATAATCGATCGCAAGTACGAGCTGGACCGGATCGCAAAAAAATGCGTGGATCTTGTGTATGATTACGCGAGCAAAGCACCGGGAGAGGTGACCTGCTTTTATCGAAACAATCGAATCATCATTCTCATCGGACAAAATGAACATCGTCCTGTGGTGTCTGCAAGTGAAGCCAAGCAATTCGCCAATGAGCTGTACAGCGCTCTCGTGGATAAAATCAAGAAAACCTTGTTCTTTATTGGGGTCGGACGTCAGTATAAAAACATCGCTTCGCTGCATAAGAGCTTTACCGAAGCACATGAAGCGATCCGCCTGATGCAAAAGTTCAACAGCAAGGGCGACGTCTCTCATTTTGATGATTACTCCGTCTATCATTTCCTGGGTTCCAACATTAAGGACATCGAACTGGAAGACTTCTTTTTGAAGCGTCTCGGGAAACTGTACGAGCATGATCAAGAGTTAGGCACCAGCCTTATGGTGACCTTGGACAATTACTTTCTGTACAATCAAAACGTCAGTGAAGCGGCGAAAGCGATGTTCATTCACCGCAATACGTTTATTTACCGGATCGAGAAGATCAAGGAGATTTTGAACATGGATTTGAAAAACTCGGAGGAGTTGCTCCAAATCCAGCTGGCGCTCAAGATCGGCAAGCTTTTGCATAAGGAGTAA